The genomic interval ACGCCGGCAGCTATTGCCACTCGATGGCCGCGTTGGCGTTGTGCGAAGCGGCCGCGTTGACGAAAGATCCATCGGCAATCGAAGCCTCCCGGCGTGCGATCGGCTATTCAATGCGTATGCAGCACCCGACCACGGGCGGATGGCGATACACCGCCGGCGACCCGGGTGACCTCAGTCAGCTCGGTTGGCAAGCCATGGTGCTGGACGCTGGCGTTCGAGCAGGCATCAGTGTGCGTCCCCAATCGGTCGCGGGGCTGGAACGATTTCTGAAAAGCGTGCAAGCCGGCCGCGGTGGTCTGGCATCGTATCGTCCCGGAGAGGCGGTCAGTCGCACGATGACGGCGGAAGCTCTGGCGACGCGGTTGATGATCGGGAACCACGTCCCTCAAGATCAAGTCGACGAAGCAGAACGGTATTTGTTGCAGGAATTGCCGGGCAAGGGCAGAGACAACTATTACTATTGGTACTATGCCACGCTGGCGTTGCATCAGCTGCAGGATTCCGCATGGCAACAGTGGAATGCCGCGTTACAGGATCGGCTGCTGGCGACCCAACGACGTGACGGTGACTGGCCGACCAACGGCGTGTGGGCAGGCTATGGCGGCAGCATCTATTCGACATCGATGGCCACACTGTGTTTAGAATCTTACTATCGGCACGCCGTGCGAACCAACCAGAACCGCATCACTCAGCAACCACGCGATTCACGCACTGATGGACGAATTGAATAGCGAGATTCGTTCGTTGGCCACGCAGCTCGGTTTCATCGCCACGGGGTTCGCGCCCGCGGTCCAAAGCACCGGCTTTCACCACCTGACTCAGTGGATCGAAAGCGGTTACGCGGCTGGCATGCAATACTTCGCCGATCGCCTGGATGCCTATCATCATCCCGACGGCGTGCTGACGGGAACGAAATCCATCATCGCCCTCGCGTTCCCCTATCCGCCCGACGCGGGCACACCGCCTGAGACACCCCGGCAAGCAAAGGTGGCGCGCTACAGTTGGCCGGGCTTGGATTACCACGATGTGATCCATCCCAAGCTCAAGCAGATCTGTCGATTGATCGTTGATCGAGTTCCCCAGTCGATGGCCCGCGGCGTCGTGGACACCGCGCCGTTGATGGAACGCGAAGTAGCACAGTTGGCCGGACTTGGCTGGCGGGGCAAGAACACCCTGTTGCTCAACAAACAACTGGGCAGTTACTTCTTCCTCGCTTGCGTGTTGACCGATGTGGAATTGCCAACGGACTCGCCGCACCAGTCGTCGCACTGCGGAACCTGCACCGCTTGCTTGGACGCCTGTCCGACCGACGCGTTTCCGCAGCCCGGAGTCCTGGATGCTTCGCGATGCATCAGCTATCTAACGATCGAGCATCGAGGCAGCATCCCGATGGAACTGCGATCAGGGATCGGTGACTGGTTGTTCGGATGCGATGTGTGTCAGGAGGTCTGTCCATGGAATCGAAAACCAAGTCGCGTTTCGACTGATCGCAATGCAATACCGCTTTCGCTGATTGATCCACACGAACTGTTGACGATGAATGAGGAAACATTCCGCCACCGATTCCGCAAGACCCCGTTTTGGCGAACCCGACGCCGAGGCATGATGCGCAATGCAGCGATCGTTTTGGGCAACCAAGGTGACGCCGCCTCGCTCAGTGCCTTACGGACGGCAGCCGATGAACCGGATGAGATCGTCCAAGAAGCCTGCCAGTGGGCGATCGAGCAGATCGTCGCAAACCAGTTCCCGTAGGTCATGCTATGCATGACACAATCCGTTCATCACAACACGATGACACTTGATGTCAACAATCGCTTCCCTCAATCCTGGCCACCGAGCGTGAAGGCGGGCGTACCGTACTTCTGCGACCGCATCATGCCGCATGAAAAAGCCCGGATTATTCACGCAACTCACCACTCAGGTTGCTGCGGAGGACGTGCGGAAAATAAGTGTCGCAACATCCACGTAGCAATCATCGCTCCGCGTGATTTGGGCAAAAAGACAGGACACTTATTTTCTGCACGTCCCGAGCAGCGACAGCGAGATGCACGCGGTGTCAACCTCATGCTTGACGGTTCTGTTCGTGGTCTGTCGCTGTTTGGGACGTGCTATCGGGTCGATCCGCCCAGAGTGATCGTAGAAATTGACCGTGAACAATGGGTCACTTCCGGTCAATGAAGGACCGACGAAAGCATCCGATCTCAATCCGGTGCCAGAGAACGTGAATCTTGCCTATCCTTCCCAGTTCCAGATCTTGTCATTGCATGCCCCTCGAATCGCAGATCCAAATGCACAAAACGTCAGTGTTGTCAAAATGAACAGCCTGCCAAGCGGTGTCAGTCCCACCCGAAATTGCATTCAAAACTGCAACTGCCTATAATGCCAGGTGTTCTTATTGGTCAATTGCTGTGAAGCCTGAGCAAAATCAGTCAACTGCCAATAAGTCCGGGAGAAATCGAGACGCAACCGCCCATAAGGCGTCAAATAACCAACCGCCAAGTCCTGATTCACCCTAATTTCAAGTTCTGCTATGGAATCCAGCCATCCAATGAGATGAACGACGACGATGAATCAATCGATTCCCAAACGCCACCTTGGCTGTTTGCACCGAAGATTGGAACCGTCGCTGGCGTACTCATCGGTGTCGGCTATCTCCTGCTTTCAGCGGTAGTTCTCGCTCTTTCGCGATTGGCAGACGCATGGATATTCGTCATGTACCGTGAACGATTTACATTCATCGGGTTCTACGCGTTCTTCGCGTGGGCTGTTTTGGTGTGTCTCGGTGAACGTCAACTCAATAAACGGTTTATCATTGCGTTGGGTTTCCTATACTTCGTGGTCGGCGTAGCGATTTGGTTTCTCTTGGCGGAACCATGGCCATCGGTGCGGTAGATCTGAGGGTGTAGAGTTCGATGGAATGATGGGTCTGTCACTCAACTGTGCTTGGATTCGATTTCACGTAGAATAAGCAGAACCATGACATCCACCGAAGGACGCGGGCCGAGCGGTTTGGCAATGGTTGAGTCTTCTGCGCGTCCTCGGTGATGTCCGACGTTCTGTCATCAAGAAACTTCAGGAGCGCCCCATGGTCGCGATGGATTCCAATGATCCTGAATCAGTCGCACGTGCAAGTGCGATCATACGTCAGCACGCAGACATGCTCGGCGCTTCCGTCCGAAACGCGATCTACATTTCATGGCTCCGGTTAAAAGACTTTGATGCCGTCGAATCCAAGTATCGAACATTCCTCGATTCTGCGTTGCACGACTTTCATGCTGATCAAGACGAATACATGCTTAGCATCGATATGGGTCGGGCGACTCCAAGCGAACAACCGATTGGAGATTCTGCCAAAGACGATGTATCAGAAGAGCAGCAGATTCGAGTCGGCGTCTACGTATTTTGGATCGGACTCGCTCCGGAACGACGAAACCACGAAACACTTGAGGCGGAAATTCGTAAGATCATGGGGGGTCAGCGGCGTTCGCCGGGGTCAGACTCGGGATTCGGGATTGAGTCCGAGAAACTCTTCGATGCGTCAAACTCGTTGCGGAATTCCCTTTGAGCGATCTAGCTGCCGTTTTCCCCGTTTGATCAAATCCGACTCGCTGTCAGGATGACCGAGACCAAATCTCATGGATAGCTCTTTCAGCGTTGCTGACGTCCAGCGTCGACAAAGCATAGCGGCGATGTCTCTTCGTGCCGCACCGCTACGAAATCCAAAGTACTCATCCGCGTCCACCGAAAACTCGGATGCCGTCGCGGGCAGCCGGGACGTTCGCCGGGGTCAGACTCGGGATTCGGGATTGAGTCCGAGAAGCTCTTCGATGCGTCGAACTCTTTGCGGAATATTCCTTGAGCTATCTAATTGCCGTTTTCCCCGTTTGATCAAATCCGACGCGCTGTCGGGATGACCGAGACCAAATCTCATGGATAGCTCTTTCAGCGTTGCTGACGTCCAGCGTCGACAAAGCATGGCGGCGATGTCTCTTCCTGCCGCACCGCTACGAAATCCAAAGTACTCATCCGCGTCCACTGAAAACTCGGATGCCGTCGCGAGAATGATTTCATCAATGCTGACAGGTTCGATGCGTCGTCGTCGTCGACGGTTGCGTCCTTCGTCTTCGCCCGAAGCCATCGCCAACGCTCGCTTCAAAAACGCCTCACTACCGTAAACCCATTCACGTAGTCGCTCTACCGCAACCGATTCCGGTTTCGCCAATCCGGCTTGTACGTACCGACGGTACGCCGAAACAGGATCTTGGCCGCCGTTGAGACCACACCAATAGCGATGATGATCTTCATAGGCAACCCAGTCCAGTCGTTTGCTCTTTGAAGTGTATCCAGGATAACTGCTGTACGCGTAGGCATGTGGTTTATCAACGATCGGACGATCACCCACACAAGGATTCAAATGGATATAGCGGCTGAGATTCCAATAGTACCCCTCATCTTCGACGAGAAACGACTTGTACCGTCCCTGAAAAAGGTGGCCTGTCCGTCGATTGCGTTTGGCGTACCAGTTGGCGTACCCCGAAAGCCAATGCTGCATGCCACGTGAGAGGTTCGGGAGAGGCGTCTGCATGAGCAAATGAATGTGATTTGGCATCCAGCAGTAGGCGATCACAATCCACTGGCTGCGGTCGACCTCATTGACGAGTCCTTTAGTGAACCGTTGATAGTGACCATCGTCATGAAAAAGCCGCCGTCGTCCATCACCGCGGGCAACCACGTGGTAAATGGCACCAGGAAACTGAACACGAGGCAATCGAGGCATGAGCAAACTCCCAAAAAACAAAGTCTACCCCAGCCAAATCGCACCTTCAATCCCGAATCCCGAGTCTGACCCCACGCACCCACCACACTGACCCCACGCACCCACCCACAACTGATGGCCAGGAGTCGGTAGTCGGTAGGTCATGCTGTGCATGACGAAATACGGTGTGCTCACCTTCACGCCCGGTGGCTTGTATTCGGAAAGAACTCTCGGTGAGGTCCAGGGCGTCCGAGTTGCGATGAACGCAATGCGTCCATCGTGGAGCAAGTCGCCGACGTACATCACACTGGCTCGTGCGCGGTTGTGTTTTCAGGAACACTAATTGGCACTAATCGAACACTAATCAGCAGAAGTGCAAGCAAACGAAGCGGGGACGATTCGTGATGGGTAACGGTTAAGCTTCGCCATCGCGGACGTTCGTCTCCGATTAGTGACGATTAGTGGTTTCCCTTCTCGTGACGCCGCATCGCAGATTGCGGGCGGCGTTCGCCGGGGTCAGCGGTCAGGGGCGGCGTTCGCTGCCCCTGACCCCGACGAACGCGGCTTCCCGCTGCTTGAGATACACCCTTATGGCGAGCAAGGGCATGAAATTTAGGGCAGCAAGATTCTGATGTTGATTCTGATTCTCCATCTTTTTGCCCACACATTTTTTTGCCCTCGCTGTCTGCTCTCTGCCTCAGCGCGGTTCCGTTAATTTTTCTGCGACCGCCTTCGGGGTCGGTCGGGGCGAGGTTTCGCTTACCGTCGGTGCGCTGTCGCGACCGACGGCTACTTTCTATGACCGACTTCGCGGTCAGAGGAAATCAATGGGCATGGACCTGACTTTCCATCCCGGCTTGCAGGCTTGTTGCTTTCGTCCGTGTTGGTGATTGAATGACTGTAGGATGGGTACTCTTGACCGTCTGTGAATTGAACGTCGGCCAAGAGTGGCCAACTGTGTATTGAATGTCGGCCAAGAGTGGCCAACCTACGACTGAATCAACACGCCGCTTGCAGGCTGTCGATTTAGAGCCGGTAGGTCATGCTGTGCATGACATCATCCGTTCATCACAACGCAGTGTCGCAGGATGTGACAACACGTTCACCATCACGTATCCTCAACTTTCGGGGCGCAACACCGGGAAGAGGATCACGTCGCGGATCGATTTTTGACCAGTCAAGATCATCACCAGTCGGTCGATCCCGATCCCAAGTCCACCGGCGGGCGGCATCGCGTGACGCAACGCGCGAATGAAATCGTGATCCATCTTGGCCATCGAGTCTTCGTCTTCTTGTCCTGACAGTTGCGTCGTAAACAATTCTTCCTGCAAGTCTGGGTCGTTCAATTCCGTGTACGCATTGGCAAGTTCCATTCCGCAGATGAACAACTCAAAACGTTCAGCGATCTCCGGGTTATCACGCTTGCGTTTCGTCAACGGACAGATGCTGGCGGGATAATCGATCACAAAGATCGGTCCACGCAGTGAGTCCTCGACCTTTTCCTCAAAGATCTCACTGCGGATCACATCGGGATGCTTGCCCGCCGATTCAAAACCCAACTTCGCCGAAAGCTCCAACACCGCCGCGTCGTCCGCTGGGTCGACTCCGGTGGCTTGCTGGAACAGTTCGGCGTAGGTGGCTCGTTGGAACGGTGGAGTGAAATCAATTTGCTGACCGGCAAACTCGCGTTGAAAACCACCACCGATCTTTTCGATCGCGTTGCAGATCAACCGTTCGGTCAAATCCATCATCGATCCGTAGTCGCCATACGCTTGATAGGCTTCCAACATCGTGAACTCGGGATTGTGTCGCGGACTGAGTCCTTCGTTTCGATACACGCGTCCCAATTCGTAAACCCGTTCCATGCCGCCGACCATCAGTCGTTTGAGGTGCAGTTCCAGCGCGATGCGCATGGTCAGCTTCATGTCCAACGCGTTATGGTGGGTTTCAAAGGGACGAGCGGCAGCTCCGCCGGCGACGGTGTGCAACGTCGGCCCTTCGACTTCGCAAAACCCATCCTCGTCCAGCGTCTGACGAATCGACTTGATGATCTTTGTCCGGGCCAGGAACGTGTCCATCGGTCCGTCGTTGAAGGCCAAGTCCGCGTAGCGCATGCGTTGACGCAGTTCGACGTTGGTCAGTCCAGCGTGCTTCTCCGGTGGCGGCTCGAGCATCTTGGTCAAGAAGAACAGTTTTTCGGCAAAGACGGTGATCTCGCCGGTGTTGGTGCGTCCCAGTCTTCCTTCGGCACCGATCAGGTCGCCCAAGTCGAACAGTTTGGCGAGATCAAAATCTTCGTCGCCGACTTGGTTTTTTCCTACAAAGATTTGGATCGAGCCTGACCAGTCTTTGAGGTTCAGGAAAATCAGTTTTCCGGTGGGGCGAGCCAGCATGATTCGGCCGGCGACCCGGACCGTGGGACCTTGTTCTCCCCCGGGGCCGTTGTCGGATTTCCACTGCCGATAGTCCAGTGACTCGTCGTCGAAATCGGGCAATTCCAGCTCAGTGCCGTCTTCTTTCACGAACCTGACTTCGTCGATCCGCGCTTTGGCGTCGGCGATCAGCAGACGATCGTCGAAGCGTGAGCCCCAGGGATCGATGCCTTTTTCGATGATTTTGGCCAGTTTTTCGCGTCGTGCGGAGCGAGGGTCGATGGGCTGGTCGGAATCGTCTGCGGGCTGGTTCATGAACTCGGACGGCAATTTCGTAAGGGAATAATTGTTGGACAGGCCCGTGATTGTTGGCGGCTGATGTGATTCGTGCAATGCCGCCGGACGCCTTGACGTTTGGGCGGGGATTTGAGTAATTAAGTGTCCCACCTGAGCAATCTGCTCAAGTCACTTCCTGCCAATCCCAACTATCCCAGCTATCCCAACGGACTCGCATATGTTTCGCGCTTTCGCCATCCTGTTGTTTGTCTTCGCCGTCCCCACGTTCGCATCGGCCGCCGAGATCGTGAAGTTTCAGTTGAAGGACTGGAAGGCACAACACATTCATGACACCAAAAAAGCCGACAAGATCACCGATACGCTGAAAAAGATCGGATGTGAAGTCGAGCGTGCCGAGCACAACGGACACGTGGACGTGAAATATCGCTGCCCCAAAGAACGTCAGATGACGTTGAAGACCCACGAGGAAGCGTCGCAGTGGGAAAAGTGGCTCAAAGGCTACGGATTCACCGTCTCTCACAGCCACTGAGCTGAGTGATTGAGACAGTCGTTTGACCCGTAGCCGACGGCGCAGGCGGAAGCGGCGTTTGACCCTGCGGTGTCATCCGCTTGGTAGCGTCTCCTGCGCCTTCGGCTGCGGGTCAAACAGTTTGACGCCTGACGCAGCAGCTCACTTCAACAACTGTGGCAGCGGCTCCGCTCCCACCGGCAGTTCGCCGATGCGGCGTTGACCGGCTCCCGGGAAACGCTTGCCCTCATCATCTCGGTCACCCAGGTCCTGACGTCCTCGGTCAGCCAGTTGCATCAAACGCGTGAGCACTTGCGGATGTTGCTGCGCGACATCGTGTTTGCATCCGATGTCTTGAACCACATCAAACAACAACGGGCCGGAAGATTCGCCGGCCTTGTAATGTGGATGACGTTGCGGATTGCTCAGCGGCACAAACAATTTCCAGCGATCGCTTCTTACCGCCTGCAATTGATCTTGGCTGTAGTAATAGAATGCGTCGTACGGACTGTCAGCATTGTCATCCACCAGCAACGATCGAATGTCGTGTCCATCGATCGTTCGATCCGTTGGTGGAGACCCACCGGCCAGCAAAGCAAAGGTGGGTAACAGATCCATCGTGGTCGCTAGTTGGTCGCAAACGGTCCCCGCGGGAATCCATCCTGGTTTCCATGCGATCGTTGGCACGCGAAAGGCCCCTTCGCTGGTCGTGTATCCACGACCGTGCAGTGGCAAATTCGAGCCGCGACTCAAATCAGACTTGTCCGGTTGAATCGGCGCGCCGTTGTCGCTCGTCCAAATCACCAGCGTGTTTTCCGCGATCCCAAGGTCACGCAATTGATCCAGCATCACGCCCATTGACCAATCGAGTTCTTCGATTGCGTCGCCCCACGGGCCGTTGTTGCTTTTGCCTTTGAAGCGTTCACTCGAAAACGGCGTCTTGGTGCTCCCCGGCATGGCTTGGGGAAAATACAAAAAGAACGGTTCGTCTTTGTGCTCGGCAATCCATTTCATCGCCCGCTC from Stieleria varia carries:
- the lysS gene encoding lysine--tRNA ligase produces the protein MNQPADDSDQPIDPRSARREKLAKIIEKGIDPWGSRFDDRLLIADAKARIDEVRFVKEDGTELELPDFDDESLDYRQWKSDNGPGGEQGPTVRVAGRIMLARPTGKLIFLNLKDWSGSIQIFVGKNQVGDEDFDLAKLFDLGDLIGAEGRLGRTNTGEITVFAEKLFFLTKMLEPPPEKHAGLTNVELRQRMRYADLAFNDGPMDTFLARTKIIKSIRQTLDEDGFCEVEGPTLHTVAGGAAARPFETHHNALDMKLTMRIALELHLKRLMVGGMERVYELGRVYRNEGLSPRHNPEFTMLEAYQAYGDYGSMMDLTERLICNAIEKIGGGFQREFAGQQIDFTPPFQRATYAELFQQATGVDPADDAAVLELSAKLGFESAGKHPDVIRSEIFEEKVEDSLRGPIFVIDYPASICPLTKRKRDNPEIAERFELFICGMELANAYTELNDPDLQEELFTTQLSGQEDEDSMAKMDHDFIRALRHAMPPAGGLGIGIDRLVMILTGQKSIRDVILFPVLRPES
- the queG gene encoding tRNA epoxyqueuosine(34) reductase QueG → MDELNSEIRSLATQLGFIATGFAPAVQSTGFHHLTQWIESGYAAGMQYFADRLDAYHHPDGVLTGTKSIIALAFPYPPDAGTPPETPRQAKVARYSWPGLDYHDVIHPKLKQICRLIVDRVPQSMARGVVDTAPLMEREVAQLAGLGWRGKNTLLLNKQLGSYFFLACVLTDVELPTDSPHQSSHCGTCTACLDACPTDAFPQPGVLDASRCISYLTIEHRGSIPMELRSGIGDWLFGCDVCQEVCPWNRKPSRVSTDRNAIPLSLIDPHELLTMNEETFRHRFRKTPFWRTRRRGMMRNAAIVLGNQGDAASLSALRTAADEPDEIVQEACQWAIEQIVANQFP
- a CDS encoding transposase, with product MPRLPRVQFPGAIYHVVARGDGRRRLFHDDGHYQRFTKGLVNEVDRSQWIVIAYCWMPNHIHLLMQTPLPNLSRGMQHWLSGYANWYAKRNRRTGHLFQGRYKSFLVEDEGYYWNLSRYIHLNPCVGDRPIVDKPHAYAYSSYPGYTSKSKRLDWVAYEDHHRYWCGLNGGQDPVSAYRRYVQAGLAKPESVAVERLREWVYGSEAFLKRALAMASGEDEGRNRRRRRRIEPVSIDEIILATASEFSVDADEYFGFRSGAAGRDIAAMLCRRWTSATLKELSMRFGLGHPDSASDLIKRGKRQLDSSRNIPQRVRRIEELLGLNPESRV
- a CDS encoding sulfatase family protein: MKTSPRCVGYAGIALLAAIASLVHRPVLILGLAVLALATVESRKPWLTPKRLIYQTHVPRLDDALGLHFGAEVTVAQESAVAAEGEAGSRPPNFIVIFCDNLGYGDIQPFGSTLHRTPNLNRMAAEGRKFTHFCVTAGVCTPSRASLMTGCYSQRVGMHDNPRDGWVLRPVSRYGLNPDEITIAEVLKQCGYATAMIGKWHLGDQPMFLPTRQGFDYFFGVPYSDDMTARVWDVDGSTWPALPLMENDDVVEAPCDRDGLTKRYTERAMKWIAEHKDEPFFLYFPQAMPGSTKTPFSSERFKGKSNNGPWGDAIEELDWSMGVMLDQLRDLGIAENTLVIWTSDNGAPIQPDKSDLSRGSNLPLHGRGYTTSEGAFRVPTIAWKPGWIPAGTVCDQLATTMDLLPTFALLAGGSPPTDRTIDGHDIRSLLVDDNADSPYDAFYYYSQDQLQAVRSDRWKLFVPLSNPQRHPHYKAGESSGPLLFDVVQDIGCKHDVAQQHPQVLTRLMQLADRGRQDLGDRDDEGKRFPGAGQRRIGELPVGAEPLPQLLK